The bacterium genome includes a region encoding these proteins:
- a CDS encoding DUF2255 family protein, whose product MHSFKQDVLEAAAREREVVLTTVGRQSGKPKHVTIWVSTDGRRIFIRSGAGPGRHWPQNLLARGEGVLLMGGKAVRFKPRHVTDPDEARLVSQLARKKYGSYVEPSTPSEPLTPGEQATFELLPVTES is encoded by the coding sequence ATGCATAGCTTCAAACAGGACGTGCTTGAGGCCGCGGCACGCGAGCGCGAGGTGGTTCTCACCACCGTCGGGCGCCAGAGCGGCAAGCCCAAGCACGTGACCATATGGGTGTCGACGGACGGGCGCAGAATCTTCATTCGTTCAGGCGCCGGTCCCGGGCGCCACTGGCCGCAGAACCTGCTGGCCCGAGGCGAGGGCGTCCTGCTAATGGGCGGCAAGGCGGTGAGGTTCAAGCCCAGACACGTGACGGACCCCGACGAAGCTCGTCTGGTCTCCCAGCTCGCCCGGAAGAAGTACGGCTCCTATGTCGAGCCGTCCACACCCTCCGAGCCGCTCACGCCGGGCGAGCAGGCGACTTTCGAGCTCCTACCCGTGACAGAGTCCTGA